A genomic window from Spiroplasma helicoides includes:
- the parE gene encoding DNA topoisomerase IV subunit B: MAESKNELNYNEDSIQILEGLEAVRKRPGMYIGSTDARGLHHLVWEIVDNSIDESLAGFCNEINVTIEKDGSLTVRDNGRGVPIGMYKGTNQSTPEIIFSVLHAGGKFGGDGYKTSGGLHGVGSSVVNALSSKFQVTIYRDGVISKIKFANGGKLVSPLKTTGNSKQTGTEVNFTPDETMFSTTKFSFSTISERLKESALLNSGLKISLKDERSNKFVEYKYENGLIEFVNELRGSQKNLCNPILIKGQDLDIEVEIALTYTNDFAENVVGFANNVKTSDGGTHVTGFRTGLLKALNEYGRQQGVLKDKRLDSSDVKEGLIAIVTVKVPENLIQYEGQTKGKLGTSEAKTACEKITEQIFGFWLQENKTIALEIIEKALLARKARDEARKARQAVRDQKSKSRGKTMLGKLTPAQGKNKEQNELFLVEGDSAGGSAKSGRDRKFQAILPLRGKVINAEKTKLIDLLKNEEITTIINAIGAGMGSEFELDEVNYGKIIIMTDADTDGAHIQTLLLTFFYRYMKELITNKKVYIAMPPLFKVSQGNKKDFVYLWTEDELSKYMKKAKSKVEIQRYKGLGEMNADQLWETTMDPEQRKLIQVTIDDALGAETTFRTLMGDNAEKRKEWIEENVKFTLEDNIDYVEA; this comes from the coding sequence ATGGCAGAATCAAAAAATGAATTAAATTATAACGAAGATAGTATTCAAATTTTGGAAGGTTTAGAAGCAGTTAGAAAAAGACCGGGTATGTATATTGGGTCAACAGATGCTAGGGGGTTACACCATTTAGTATGAGAAATAGTTGATAACTCAATTGATGAGTCATTGGCTGGATTTTGTAATGAAATAAATGTAACCATTGAAAAAGATGGCTCACTAACTGTTAGGGATAATGGACGTGGTGTACCTATTGGTATGTATAAAGGAACTAATCAATCAACTCCTGAAATAATTTTTTCTGTTCTTCATGCTGGAGGAAAGTTTGGTGGTGATGGGTATAAAACTAGTGGTGGTTTACACGGTGTTGGTTCATCTGTTGTTAATGCTTTATCATCAAAATTTCAAGTAACCATTTATAGAGATGGAGTTATTTCAAAAATTAAGTTTGCAAATGGAGGTAAGCTAGTAAGTCCTTTAAAAACAACTGGAAATTCTAAACAAACTGGTACTGAAGTTAACTTTACTCCGGATGAAACTATGTTTAGTACTACAAAATTTTCTTTTTCAACAATAAGTGAGAGACTAAAAGAATCAGCTTTATTAAATTCAGGATTAAAAATATCTTTAAAAGATGAAAGAAGTAACAAGTTTGTTGAATACAAATATGAAAATGGATTAATTGAATTTGTAAATGAGCTTAGAGGTAGTCAAAAAAACTTATGTAATCCTATTCTTATAAAAGGTCAGGATTTGGACATTGAAGTTGAGATTGCATTAACATATACTAATGATTTTGCAGAAAATGTAGTTGGTTTTGCAAATAATGTTAAAACTAGTGATGGTGGAACTCATGTAACAGGTTTTAGAACTGGTTTATTAAAAGCATTAAATGAATATGGTAGACAACAAGGTGTTTTGAAGGATAAAAGACTTGACTCAAGTGATGTAAAAGAAGGTTTAATAGCAATTGTAACAGTGAAAGTTCCTGAGAATCTTATTCAATATGAAGGTCAAACAAAAGGAAAATTAGGAACCAGTGAAGCAAAAACAGCTTGTGAAAAAATTACTGAACAAATATTTGGTTTTTGATTGCAAGAAAACAAAACCATTGCATTAGAAATAATTGAAAAAGCCTTATTAGCAAGAAAAGCTAGAGATGAAGCAAGAAAAGCTAGACAAGCTGTTAGAGATCAAAAATCTAAGAGTAGAGGAAAGACTATGCTTGGAAAGTTAACTCCAGCACAAGGTAAGAACAAGGAACAAAATGAGTTATTTCTAGTTGAAGGAGATTCAGCTGGAGGAAGCGCAAAATCTGGTAGAGATAGAAAATTTCAGGCTATATTACCACTTAGAGGTAAAGTTATAAACGCTGAAAAAACAAAGTTGATAGATTTATTAAAAAATGAAGAAATTACAACAATCATTAATGCTATTGGGGCAGGTATGGGGAGTGAATTTGAACTTGATGAAGTAAATTATGGAAAAATAATTATTATGACTGATGCCGATACTGATGGAGCACATATTCAAACATTACTATTAACATTCTTTTATAGATATATGAAAGAACTTATTACAAATAAAAAAGTTTACATAGCCATGCCACCATTGTTTAAAGTAAGTCAAGGAAATAAAAAAGACTTTGTGTATCTTTGAACAGAGGATGAACTATCAAAATATATGAAAAAAGCAAAATCAAAGGTTGAAATTCAACGTTACAAAGGTCTTGGTGAAATGAATGCCGATCAGTTATGAGAAACAACAATGGACCCAGAACAAAGAAAATTAATTCAAGTTACAATAGATGATGCTTTGGGTGCTGAAACTACATTTAGAACATTAATGGGTGACAATGCTGAAAAAAGAAAAGAATGAATTGAAGAAAATGTTAAATTTACATTAGAAGATAACATTGATTATGTAGAAGCATAA
- the recD2 gene encoding SF1B family DNA helicase RecD2 codes for MIKVKGKIKNYIYNNDAYGVAVFNLIDNDKRSLIITGDISIMKIGVVYELEGEIVTDKKRNQTSFVVSTIEQVKKFNKDFYIKYISSSLFPTIGKDLAKSIVDFYETNIFEKILNNKKSLLDVPDMTEEKAMIIYDVIRENFQDDDILNTFKNYGLKLEFYNRMQKDFIDKNELKDVLKNSFYEYAYMNNYSPFLEVDKVALAFGVDESSEMRVSWIAYNIGNELLRKSGNTSFTLDELRKNIKNYLLIQNEDIDKKLQYAKKNKILYFENKRVYTKESYENENNIANKLFDIEKNNVELREIDFEKCLVEVEKFVGSKIGAENFTYNIEQRLALKNFYENNVSIITGGPGTGKTTLIMGIIKFYEIIYNDSNYAIVAPTGRAASRIRDQSGYHSSTIHRLLKYIGNNNFEYNSERQLNKTLLIVDESSMIDSKLFSSLLDGVSGIEKFVLVGDVQQLPSVDYGNVFEDLIESCKFSITNLSVNNRQITNSEKNSIVDIATAIKNKKIQEFDFDDTNNVETFFIDDTNQALKKIIEIYTINRPSNLDEEINKIQIIAPMYKEDLGISILNNKIQNIINTNKVEYKRGNTIFRIKDKIMFTENDPIMMLSNGDVGYISDILFDNKKFKKVITNFNDQVKEIATNQISKIELNYACSIHKTQGSEYDLVILVLDSSNKMSNIFLNNKMLYTAVTRAKKKLFIVSSKTTFIKACLNDPIKRFTTLQERIKNIFDEI; via the coding sequence ATGATAAAAGTAAAAGGAAAAATTAAAAACTATATTTATAACAATGATGCATATGGTGTTGCAGTTTTTAATTTAATTGACAATGATAAAAGATCTTTGATTATAACAGGTGATATATCAATTATGAAAATAGGGGTAGTTTACGAACTAGAAGGGGAAATAGTCACTGACAAAAAAAGAAATCAAACAAGTTTTGTAGTAAGTACTATTGAACAAGTTAAGAAATTTAACAAAGATTTTTATATAAAATATATTTCTTCTTCTTTATTTCCTACAATTGGAAAAGACCTTGCAAAATCAATTGTAGATTTTTATGAAACTAACATATTTGAAAAAATTTTAAATAATAAAAAAAGTCTTTTAGATGTTCCTGACATGACTGAAGAAAAAGCGATGATTATCTATGATGTAATAAGGGAAAATTTTCAAGATGATGATATTTTAAACACTTTTAAAAACTATGGACTGAAGTTAGAATTTTATAATAGAATGCAAAAAGACTTTATTGATAAAAATGAACTTAAAGATGTTTTAAAAAATAGTTTTTATGAATATGCATATATGAATAACTATTCACCTTTTTTGGAAGTAGATAAAGTAGCACTAGCTTTTGGTGTTGATGAATCTAGTGAAATGAGAGTTTCATGAATTGCTTATAATATTGGTAATGAGTTGTTGAGAAAGTCTGGAAATACTAGTTTTACATTAGATGAACTAAGAAAAAATATAAAAAACTATTTACTAATTCAAAATGAAGATATAGACAAAAAACTTCAATATGCCAAAAAAAATAAAATATTGTATTTTGAAAATAAAAGAGTTTATACAAAAGAAAGTTATGAAAATGAAAATAATATAGCAAACAAACTTTTTGATATAGAAAAAAATAATGTTGAATTAAGAGAAATAGACTTTGAAAAATGTTTAGTAGAAGTTGAAAAATTTGTAGGTTCTAAAATAGGAGCTGAAAATTTTACTTACAATATTGAACAAAGACTAGCATTAAAAAATTTTTATGAAAACAATGTAAGCATAATTACTGGTGGTCCAGGTACAGGAAAGACTACTTTGATTATGGGAATAATAAAGTTTTATGAAATAATTTATAATGACTCTAATTATGCAATCGTTGCTCCAACCGGAAGGGCAGCAAGTAGAATAAGAGATCAATCAGGCTATCATTCTTCAACGATTCATAGATTATTAAAATACATTGGTAATAATAATTTTGAATATAACAGTGAAAGACAGTTGAATAAAACACTATTAATTGTAGATGAGTCTTCAATGATTGATAGTAAATTATTTTCTTCTCTCTTAGATGGAGTTTCTGGAATTGAAAAGTTTGTACTTGTTGGAGATGTACAACAGCTACCAAGTGTTGACTATGGTAATGTTTTTGAAGATTTAATAGAAAGCTGTAAATTTTCTATTACAAATTTATCTGTAAATAATAGACAAATTACAAATAGCGAAAAAAATTCAATTGTAGATATTGCAACAGCTATTAAAAATAAAAAAATACAAGAGTTTGACTTTGATGATACAAATAATGTTGAAACATTTTTTATTGATGACACAAATCAAGCACTTAAAAAAATAATTGAAATCTATACTATAAATAGACCCTCAAATTTAGACGAAGAAATTAATAAAATACAAATAATCGCCCCAATGTATAAAGAAGACTTAGGTATTAGTATTTTAAACAATAAAATACAAAATATTATCAATACAAATAAAGTTGAATATAAAAGAGGTAATACTATTTTTAGAATCAAAGACAAAATAATGTTTACAGAAAATGATCCAATTATGATGCTGTCCAATGGTGATGTGGGATACATAAGTGATATATTGTTTGATAATAAAAAGTTTAAAAAAGTAATCACTAACTTTAATGATCAAGTAAAAGAAATTGCTACAAATCAAATATCTAAAATAGAATTAAATTATGCATGTAGTATCCACAAAACACAAGGTAGTGAATATGATTTGGTTATTTTAGTTTTGGACAGCAGTAATAAAATGTCAAATATTTTTTTAAATAATAAAATGCTATATACAGCTGTCACAAGAGCTAAGAAGAAACTGTTTATTGTGAGTTCTAAAACTACTTTTATAAAGGCTTGTTTAAATGACCCGATAAAAAGATTTACAACACTACAAGAAAGAATAAAAAATATTTTTGATGAAATATAG
- the parC gene encoding DNA topoisomerase IV subunit A yields MAADNKEKGILNYSLEDLMGDRFGRYAKYIIQERALPDVRDGLKPVQRRVLYAMNEINLTHDKPYKKSARIVGDVIGKYHPHGDTSVYDALVRMSQHWKLNVPLVDMHGNNGSIDGDSAAAMRYTEARLSRITSLLLNDLQKNTVLFAPNFDDSEKEPTVLPGYFPNILVNGSTGIAAGYATNMPPHNLGEIIDATIETIKKPNINLSEIMKIVKGPDFPTGAIVMSKEGIQNAFETGKGRVILQSKMHKEDNNIVIDEIPYEIVKQDLVRKIGEAADSNNSIDIKEVRDETDRTGLRIVVELSEKADYEITRKFLLKNTPLQVSYNYNNVVIVDKQPKQLGLINILKAYIVHYQEVFTRKTQFDLDKSKKRLEIIDGLIKAISILDEVIDTIRKSNNRSDAIQNLINKFDFTETQSTAIVDLRLYRLTSTDILKLEEEKAELVKMIAKFESILGDENVLNKEIILELKKAKEEFNIPRRSQIVDEIENIDIEIKETIVEKDYSIWISQDGYIKAIEDSNLGKFSMTEFKRKPNDIWIANFPASSLDYLLLVSSAGTYYSIPVYRIKTSKWKETGVHLNTVAQMTGQNEKLLAAFVVHKFENAKQEILLATKNGLIKRTPVEELQTKMFSKSFRIIKLAADDELVSASLVTSKTKFVTMVTKTGYAVRYDITDIPSAGPNAKGVKSTVVKDEDIIAGKSFDSEDVLILTSNGNVKKIDHNLIPLMARPKRGVRLYPTNKKNPDYVTFLYNVNSKDIVNILDVEDNLTQQNVKNFKYADLESVSEDLDMAEILTTSLERQYIIKNGDLPPSPKSGDDGSGVDEEEITTNGNKTSEEKPQVKKAESKDKKTININDEKTEELIIDLDDLI; encoded by the coding sequence ATGGCAGCAGATAATAAAGAAAAAGGTATATTGAATTACTCTCTAGAAGATTTAATGGGTGATAGATTTGGTAGATATGCTAAGTATATAATTCAGGAAAGAGCTCTACCAGATGTAAGAGATGGTTTGAAACCAGTTCAAAGAAGAGTTTTATATGCTATGAATGAAATCAATCTAACTCATGACAAACCATACAAAAAATCAGCACGTATAGTTGGAGATGTTATTGGTAAATATCACCCTCATGGTGATACATCGGTATATGATGCTTTAGTTAGAATGAGTCAACATTGAAAATTAAATGTACCATTAGTTGATATGCATGGTAATAATGGTTCTATTGACGGAGATAGCGCTGCTGCTATGCGTTATACTGAGGCAAGACTGTCTCGAATAACAAGTTTATTATTAAATGATTTACAAAAAAATACAGTTTTATTCGCACCAAATTTTGATGATTCAGAAAAAGAACCAACTGTTTTACCTGGATACTTTCCAAATATTTTAGTTAACGGTTCAACAGGTATAGCGGCTGGTTATGCAACAAATATGCCTCCACATAACTTGGGAGAAATTATTGATGCAACAATTGAAACGATAAAAAAACCAAATATAAATCTATCTGAAATTATGAAAATTGTTAAAGGACCAGACTTTCCAACTGGTGCTATTGTTATGAGCAAAGAAGGAATTCAAAATGCTTTTGAAACTGGTAAGGGTAGAGTTATATTACAATCAAAAATGCATAAAGAAGATAACAATATAGTTATTGATGAAATTCCTTATGAAATTGTTAAGCAAGATTTAGTTAGAAAAATTGGTGAAGCTGCTGATTCAAATAACTCAATTGACATAAAAGAAGTTAGAGATGAAACTGATAGAACGGGTTTAAGAATTGTTGTAGAATTATCAGAAAAAGCTGATTATGAAATCACAAGAAAGTTTTTATTGAAAAATACTCCACTTCAAGTTTCTTATAATTACAATAATGTTGTTATAGTTGATAAGCAACCAAAACAACTTGGGTTGATTAATATTTTAAAAGCCTATATTGTTCATTACCAAGAAGTCTTTACAAGAAAAACACAATTTGATTTAGATAAATCTAAAAAAAGATTAGAAATAATTGATGGTTTAATTAAAGCTATTTCAATTCTTGATGAGGTTATTGATACAATTAGAAAATCTAATAATAGATCAGATGCTATTCAAAATTTAATTAACAAATTTGATTTTACAGAAACTCAATCAACTGCTATTGTAGATTTAAGACTATATCGATTGACTTCAACAGACATTTTAAAATTAGAAGAAGAAAAAGCTGAGTTGGTTAAAATGATCGCTAAGTTTGAATCAATATTAGGTGATGAGAATGTTTTAAATAAGGAAATTATTTTAGAACTTAAAAAAGCAAAAGAAGAATTTAATATACCTAGAAGAAGTCAAATAGTAGATGAAATTGAAAATATTGATATAGAAATAAAAGAAACAATTGTAGAAAAAGATTACTCTATTTGAATTTCACAAGATGGTTATATCAAAGCAATTGAAGATTCTAATTTAGGAAAATTCTCTATGACAGAATTTAAAAGAAAACCAAACGATATATGAATAGCTAATTTTCCTGCATCAAGTTTAGACTATCTTTTATTGGTATCTAGTGCTGGTACATATTATTCTATTCCAGTTTATAGAATCAAAACAAGTAAGTGAAAAGAAACAGGAGTTCACTTAAATACTGTTGCACAAATGACAGGTCAAAATGAAAAACTGCTAGCAGCCTTTGTGGTTCATAAGTTCGAAAATGCTAAACAAGAAATTCTTTTAGCAACAAAAAATGGTTTAATCAAAAGAACACCTGTTGAAGAACTGCAAACAAAAATGTTCTCTAAGTCATTTAGAATTATCAAATTAGCTGCAGATGATGAATTGGTTTCTGCTTCACTAGTAACAAGTAAAACAAAGTTTGTAACTATGGTAACAAAAACGGGATATGCTGTTAGATATGATATAACAGATATTCCAAGTGCAGGGCCAAATGCAAAAGGTGTAAAATCAACTGTAGTTAAAGATGAAGATATTATTGCAGGTAAGTCATTTGATTCAGAAGATGTTTTGATATTGACAAGTAATGGTAATGTAAAAAAAATAGATCACAATTTAATACCTTTAATGGCAAGACCAAAACGAGGGGTTCGATTGTATCCAACAAATAAAAAAAATCCAGACTATGTAACTTTTTTATATAATGTAAATTCCAAAGACATAGTTAATATACTAGATGTTGAAGATAACTTGACTCAACAAAATGTAAAAAACTTTAAATACGCTGATTTAGAAAGTGTTTCTGAAGATTTAGACATGGCCGAAATCTTAACAACATCATTAGAAAGACAATATATTATTAAAAATGGCGATTTACCTCCATCTCCTAAAAGTGGTGATGACGGAAGTGGTGTAGATGAAGAAGAAATAACAACAAATGGTAATAAAACTTCAGAAGAAAAACCACAAGTAAAAAAAGCGGAATCAAAAGATAAAAAAACTATAAATATAAATGATGAAAAAACAGAAGAACTAATAATAGATTTAGATGATTTAATTTAA
- a CDS encoding GMP reductase produces the protein MYAFDYDDIQLIPGLCVVNSRSECDTSIKLGNYTFKMPVVPANMASVVNEELCIMLAEQGYFYVMHRFNVDSLKFTKMMKEKGLIASISVGVKKEDYDLIDKLTKEDLIPEFITIDIAHGHSLNVKKMIDHIRKSMKNQTFIIAGNVGTPHAVRDLEYWGADATKVGVGPGKVCITKLKTGFGTGGWQLGAVKWCSKVATKPIIADGGIRVNGDIAKSIRFGATMCMIGSLFAAHEESPGKNITVDGVLFKEYYGSASEYNKGEKRYVEGKKELIKVRGKLLETYKEMNEDLQSSISYSGGTKVKDIKKVDYVILKTSNF, from the coding sequence ATGTACGCATTTGATTATGATGATATACAGTTAATACCAGGTCTTTGTGTGGTAAATTCAAGAAGTGAATGTGACACTTCAATTAAATTAGGTAATTATACTTTCAAAATGCCTGTTGTTCCAGCTAATATGGCTTCTGTTGTAAACGAAGAATTATGTATAATGTTAGCTGAACAAGGATATTTTTACGTGATGCATAGATTTAATGTAGATTCTTTAAAGTTTACAAAAATGATGAAAGAAAAAGGTTTAATCGCATCAATATCTGTGGGAGTTAAAAAAGAAGATTATGATTTAATTGATAAATTAACCAAAGAAGATTTGATTCCTGAGTTTATTACAATTGATATAGCTCATGGACATTCTTTAAATGTAAAAAAAATGATTGATCATATTAGAAAGTCTATGAAAAATCAAACTTTTATTATAGCAGGTAATGTTGGGACGCCACATGCCGTAAGAGACTTAGAATATTGAGGGGCAGATGCAACAAAAGTTGGTGTTGGTCCAGGTAAAGTATGTATTACTAAGTTAAAAACTGGATTTGGTACTGGTGGTTGACAATTAGGAGCTGTTAAATGATGTAGTAAAGTTGCAACAAAACCAATAATAGCCGATGGTGGGATAAGAGTTAATGGAGATATTGCTAAATCAATACGTTTCGGAGCAACTATGTGTATGATTGGCAGCTTATTTGCAGCACATGAAGAGTCGCCTGGAAAAAATATTACTGTTGATGGAGTTTTATTTAAAGAATATTATGGTAGTGCTAGTGAGTATAATAAAGGTGAAAAAAGATATGTTGAAGGTAAAAAAGAGCTCATTAAGGTAAGAGGTAAATTACTTGAAACATATAAAGAAATGAATGAAGATCTTCAATCTTCGATATCTTATTCTGGAGGCACAAAAGTAAAAGATATTAAAAAAGTTGATTATGTTATTTTAAAAACAAGTAATTTTTAG
- a CDS encoding FMN-dependent NADH-azoreductase, with amino-acid sequence MSNKVLVISGTISPEEKSFSLALSRRFVKEYCELNPNDEIIYLDLNNEQMAQKTLTRNNMSTFFNEEDSIKYIEQLKSVNKVIISSPMNNFSVSALIKNYLDHVLLAEKTFSYKYSKKDGSVGLLDHLSVQILTTQGAPVGWYPFGDHTAFLKGTWEFMGAKVNEPILFAGTKLAPVSTSNPDEAIDELSDKIKDAAKKF; translated from the coding sequence ATGTCAAATAAAGTTTTAGTTATTTCAGGAACAATAAGTCCTGAAGAAAAATCGTTTTCTTTAGCATTATCAAGACGTTTTGTTAAAGAGTATTGTGAATTAAATCCTAATGATGAAATTATTTACTTAGATTTAAATAATGAGCAAATGGCGCAAAAAACTTTAACAAGAAATAATATGTCTACTTTTTTTAATGAAGAAGATTCAATAAAATATATCGAACAATTAAAATCAGTTAATAAAGTTATTATTTCAAGCCCAATGAATAACTTTTCAGTTAGTGCTCTAATAAAAAATTATTTAGATCACGTTTTATTAGCTGAAAAAACATTTTCATACAAATATAGTAAAAAAGATGGATCTGTTGGGTTATTAGACCACTTATCTGTTCAAATTTTAACTACTCAGGGTGCACCAGTTGGATGATATCCATTTGGTGATCATACAGCATTTTTAAAAGGAACATGAGAGTTTATGGGAGCTAAAGTTAATGAGCCAATTTTATTTGCTGGCACAAAATTAGCACCTGTTTCTACATCAAATCCAGATGAAGCAATCGATGAATTGTCAGATAAAATCAAAGACGCAGCTAAAAAATTTTAA
- the udk gene encoding uridine kinase: MKKVTIIIIAGGSASGKTTVATKIANEILKDESVSHLSMDNYYKNFTDLSFEEKQNLNFDHPNSLDIELICKHLDMLKGGKDVETPIYDFKTHAQSGETVTTKASDVIILDGILSLHIEEIRKRADIKIFIRTDDDIRFIRRLERDIYERNRDLKHVVSQYLKTVRPMYKFFVEPSIDYADIIVPYYEGNSIAVDLIATKIRSLIDKK; this comes from the coding sequence ATGAAAAAAGTTACGATTATAATTATTGCTGGTGGTAGTGCTAGTGGAAAAACAACCGTTGCAACTAAAATTGCAAATGAAATTTTAAAAGATGAATCTGTATCTCATTTATCAATGGATAATTACTATAAGAATTTTACTGATTTAAGTTTCGAAGAGAAACAAAATTTAAATTTTGATCATCCCAATTCATTAGATATTGAATTAATTTGTAAGCATTTAGACATGTTAAAAGGTGGCAAAGATGTGGAAACGCCAATTTATGATTTTAAAACACATGCACAGTCAGGAGAAACAGTTACAACAAAAGCAAGTGATGTGATAATTTTGGATGGAATATTATCATTACATATTGAAGAAATTAGAAAAAGAGCAGATATCAAAATTTTTATAAGAACAGATGACGATATTAGATTTATTAGAAGGTTAGAAAGAGATATTTATGAAAGAAATAGAGATTTAAAGCATGTTGTTAGTCAATATCTTAAAACAGTAAGACCTATGTATAAGTTTTTTGTAGAACCTTCAATTGATTATGCTGATATAATAGTACCTTATTATGAAGGTAATAGTATTGCGGTTGATTTAATAGCTACAAAAATAAGAAGTTTGATAGATAAAAAATAA
- a CDS encoding P-loop NTPase family protein has protein sequence MKIQILGHTCSGKSQLARYLSKKLSFKYIETDRYLLIDNFDDRIESYINDIKYENCYIVDGYVDDWFTSGHYKCDFIIFLKVDEENRMIWLNDKEMRNQFYESINKEVSKKYDEKYFSLARDIEEYEKKQNFFNIKLSISKAKKLVVDGNLSLKQIYYIVIDFLDKNKKGKKNDKSKRKN, from the coding sequence ATGAAGATTCAAATACTAGGACACACATGCTCAGGTAAATCACAATTGGCAAGATATTTGTCTAAAAAGTTAAGTTTCAAATATATTGAAACAGATAGATATTTATTGATTGACAATTTTGATGATAGAATTGAAAGTTATATTAACGATATTAAATATGAAAATTGTTACATAGTTGATGGTTATGTTGATGACTGATTTACATCTGGTCACTATAAATGTGATTTTATAATTTTTTTAAAAGTGGATGAAGAAAATAGAATGATTTGATTGAATGATAAAGAAATGAGAAATCAATTCTACGAATCAATAAATAAAGAAGTAAGTAAAAAATATGATGAGAAATATTTTAGTTTAGCTAGAGATATAGAAGAATACGAAAAAAAACAAAATTTTTTTAATATTAAGCTGTCAATTAGTAAAGCAAAAAAGTTAGTTGTAGATGGGAATTTATCTTTAAAACAAATTTATTATATAGTAATAGATTTTTTAGATAAAAACAAAAAAGGAAAAAAGAATGATAAAAGTAAAAGGAAAAATTAA
- a CDS encoding ATP-binding protein produces the protein MYKNKNFDKVNGEMVVRKIISEIYTQYRGIIGIDGPNSSGKTILMEEVAFRLAREGFVRVDFDFKKFINGKDLLKNFLGNILLNISEFIGAKFLYKFSKENNIKSVNKIKKNNTGYDIDLKFNVNHRTKDKDFQKENLLTIIKSFDKFLNDFGIRTIICFDNLFDLEKSKIKVGYDFFESISLIAPHIIILCTINNDKLDQKDQKISFKKIFGNIYDLQKNFKTYEHNNIQIKNFIKLEKIKNLKLIETINEDLLIVEKWLKRSYDFHFTEEDTKKYFNELCFLYWVLKYYSFVNIDYISLLKEKIELLTDLRKGRRFTDINQYPNLHEIAMCLREEDYGFKNKNKILEVINMIENRFLSNIPIALIYVDEKNYNIVNEMMFLFIFDCKITKTKSILNKNPNITLLIQNNTLVKETKMIIELLKKRTVEEFENEDLDKRFFNHYFEVISNYFELEFL, from the coding sequence ATGTATAAAAATAAAAATTTTGATAAAGTAAATGGAGAAATGGTTGTCAGAAAAATTATTTCTGAAATTTATACACAATATAGAGGAATTATTGGAATTGATGGGCCAAACTCATCTGGAAAAACAATTCTTATGGAAGAAGTTGCTTTTAGGTTGGCAAGAGAAGGATTTGTAAGAGTTGATTTTGATTTCAAAAAATTTATAAATGGTAAAGACCTGCTTAAAAATTTTTTAGGCAACATACTTTTGAATATATCTGAATTTATTGGAGCAAAATTTTTGTACAAGTTTTCAAAAGAAAATAACATTAAATCAGTTAATAAAATCAAAAAAAATAATACAGGTTATGATATTGATTTAAAATTTAATGTCAATCATAGAACAAAGGATAAAGATTTTCAAAAAGAAAACTTGCTAACTATTATCAAAAGTTTTGATAAGTTTTTAAATGATTTTGGAATTAGAACTATAATCTGTTTTGATAATTTATTTGATCTTGAAAAAAGCAAAATTAAAGTAGGGTATGACTTTTTTGAATCTATATCATTAATTGCTCCACATATAATAATATTATGTACTATTAACAATGATAAGTTAGATCAAAAAGACCAAAAAATAAGTTTCAAAAAAATCTTTGGGAATATTTATGACTTACAAAAAAACTTTAAAACTTATGAACATAACAATATACAAATAAAAAATTTTATTAAACTTGAAAAAATAAAAAATTTGAAATTAATAGAAACAATAAACGAAGATTTATTAATAGTTGAAAAATGACTTAAAAGGTCATATGATTTTCACTTTACCGAAGAAGACACTAAAAAATATTTTAACGAACTTTGTTTTTTATATTGAGTTCTAAAATATTATTCTTTTGTAAATATTGATTATATTTCTTTGCTAAAAGAGAAAATAGAACTTTTAACGGATTTAAGAAAAGGTAGAAGATTTACCGATATTAATCAATATCCAAATTTACACGAAATTGCTATGTGTTTAAGAGAAGAAGACTATGGATTCAAAAATAAAAACAAAATTTTAGAAGTTATAAATATGATTGAAAATAGATTTTTATCAAATATACCAATAGCTTTGATATATGTAGATGAAAAAAACTATAATATAGTAAATGAAATGATGTTTTTATTCATATTTGATTGTAAAATTACAAAAACTAAATCTATTTTAAATAAAAACCCCAATATTACTTTATTAATTCAAAATAATACATTAGTAAAAGAAACTAAAATGATAATTGAATTATTAAAAAAGAGAACTGTTGAAGAATTTGAAAACGAAGATTTAGATAAAAGATTTTTTAATCATTACTTTGAAGTAATAAGCAATTATTTTGAACTTGAATTTTTATAA